In the genome of Dermatophagoides farinae isolate YC_2012a chromosome 4, ASM2471394v1, whole genome shotgun sequence, the window tttttctctttcacaataataatagggATTGTAAATGTTGGTATTTGGCCAAGACCAACTTTTCCAATGATTTGTGGCAATATGTGTGAATATACATTTGAATGGAATTCACGACGACAAcatatgaattgatgatgatgatgatgacgaaataATATATAAGGAGCAAGGCAAAAAGATTAttcttttcgttgttgttgacattgaatgaataaatgaatgaatgaattgtagAACAAATCTTTTACTCTTTTTTTGCCAGAAAATATTCTATATGCTAAAAATGactgtttgtttttgattgttattcTGGTGATAATGTCACAGAATTTCACAATGATATTCTTCTATTGTCATTTaatcttttgttttcattcattcattcattcatagttttcatcatttttaaatttattcctTAAAAATGCCCTCAAATATGGAACCATCAACtaaatatcatcatacaaCTATGGCCATATGGAAACAAGAATTTGAAACCTTTTCGACagatttcattcatacaatTCAAGCATTTTGTCGTATACATTATCGAAATGATTGTGAACAAGATTGTCATCTTGGTTATATTATACATACAAAACATAAAcgaacatttatttttggtgAAACATTATGTCGTTGGCTTTCATTACGTTATGATGATCCTTGTGAACTGCAAGAATTACGTAcgttgaatggaaaaattatcaaacaagTTGATTATggtcttgatttttttgttatactCACCACTGATGGTTGTGTATATCTGGCCAGTTCTGATCCATATTGGGAAACTGATCGACAACTCAAATGGATTGACACCGGTTCCAATCATATTGAACAGATTGCCTGTGGACATGAACATTTACTTTTATTACGTTCTGATCAACGATTAATGGCTATGGGTTGGAATGGCCTAGGTCAAACAACCGGTACGGCTGAACATTCACATCGATCATTAGTTTATACTGGATtagaaaatgtaaaaaaaattgcttgtGGTTGGGCACATTCATTAGCATTAACCTATACGGGTAGAGTATATTCATGGGGCCTTAATGAATCTGGTCGTTTaggattgaatgatgaaattaatcgTAATACACCCAATCTTATTGAATTCGAGTGTGATGAACAATCATATCAAATTAAGGATTTTGTTGCCGGTGCTGCACATACATTATTCCTGATGGAAAACGGTACTGTATATGGTTGTGGA includes:
- the LOC124500272 gene encoding RCC1 and BTB domain-containing protein 1 is translated as MPSNMEPSTKYHHTTMAIWKQEFETFSTDFIHTIQAFCRIHYRNDCEQDCHLGYIIHTKHKRTFIFGETLCRWLSLRYDDPCELQELRTLNGKIIKQVDYGLDFFVILTTDGCVYLASSDPYWETDRQLKWIDTGSNHIEQIACGHEHLLLLRSDQRLMAMGWNGLGQTTGTAEHSHRSLVYTGLENVKKIACGWAHSLALTYTGRVYSWGLNESGRLGLNDEINRNTPNLIEFECDEQSYQIKDFVAGAAHTLFLMENGTVYGCGWNDNGELGSPDFDQYELSPIRLPIENVKAIATGWSYRFTIAFTNDHQCYVWGELGQDTMGTIRLYHPTKIIPNLLSSSSSWSFSAISSLYFNPPLTFGWCQRYTMNKLKVKQPNFNNKYSQQRIECDPEHDYVNMMVKRFSITSDHSLTFP